In one window of Gudongella oleilytica DNA:
- a CDS encoding alanyl-tRNA editing protein yields MTRRLYWENPYLFETDAKIERIDNNEEGFQVTLDRSIFYPDMSGGQPGDDGTINSVNVIRTYEDGDNLVHVVRERLALGKANLRISGERRMDLMQQHSGQHLLSGVLFRLFGAETIGFHLGEEYTTIDLNVPDVSEDELTRAEQLCNKIIQSNFRIKSYVVSSDEVRLLPVRKRPSVDKNIRVVEIDGFDYSPCGGTHVAATGELGLLKVIRSEKYKGNTRIYFLTGKRAVDDYINKFNSVRDISAVLSTGDTQVFERFSAIYNERNSLLKDMKELKEKLLSLEGENLLRGTKLHGEGRIICKMFDNKDFKEVSYMGNWLTNTNERLVLIFGIEGSSISQFMISKSKDVELELNDIYKELSSLYQIKGGGNSNTVQGSISSSHLNGLLERCLELVMKAMDQKK; encoded by the coding sequence TTGACCAGAAGATTGTATTGGGAGAATCCGTATCTTTTTGAGACTGACGCTAAGATAGAAAGAATTGACAACAATGAGGAAGGCTTTCAGGTTACCCTGGATCGTTCCATTTTTTACCCTGATATGTCGGGTGGTCAGCCTGGCGATGATGGAACAATAAATAGTGTCAATGTAATTAGGACATATGAGGATGGCGACAACCTGGTCCATGTTGTCAGGGAAAGATTAGCACTGGGAAAAGCTAATCTCAGAATAAGTGGTGAACGAAGGATGGACCTAATGCAGCAACACTCGGGGCAACACCTTTTATCAGGTGTTCTTTTCAGATTGTTCGGTGCTGAAACCATTGGATTTCATTTGGGTGAGGAGTATACTACAATAGATTTGAACGTCCCTGATGTTTCTGAGGATGAATTAACCAGAGCTGAGCAGCTGTGCAATAAGATCATCCAGTCAAATTTCAGGATCAAATCCTATGTGGTTTCCTCAGATGAAGTCAGGCTTCTTCCTGTGAGAAAAAGACCAAGTGTTGATAAAAATATAAGGGTCGTTGAGATTGACGGATTTGATTACTCCCCCTGTGGAGGGACACATGTTGCTGCAACAGGCGAGTTGGGGCTGTTAAAAGTAATCAGAAGTGAAAAATATAAGGGCAACACAAGAATATATTTTTTGACTGGGAAAAGAGCCGTAGATGATTACATCAATAAGTTCAACTCTGTAAGGGACATAAGTGCTGTTCTATCGACAGGTGATACTCAGGTCTTTGAAAGATTCAGCGCTATTTACAACGAGCGAAACTCACTTTTGAAGGATATGAAGGAGTTAAAGGAGAAGCTTTTATCCCTGGAGGGTGAGAATCTATTGCGTGGCACGAAGCTGCATGGTGAAGGAAGAATAATCTGTAAGATGTTTGACAACAAGGATTTCAAAGAAGTCAGCTACATGGGTAATTGGCTTACAAATACCAACGAAAGACTGGTACTTATATTCGGGATCGAAGGTAGCAGTATCAGCCAATTTATGATCAGTAAGAGCAAGGACGTAGAGCTGGAGCTAAACGATATCTACAAGGAACTCTCCTCCCTGTATCAGATAAAAGGCGGCGGAAATAGCAATACAGTTCAAGGATCGATCTCCTCAAGCCACCTGAATGGGCTGTTGGAAAGATGTCTCGAACTGGTTATGAAAGCTATGGACCAAAAAAAATAG
- a CDS encoding response regulator transcription factor: MSGRVLIVDTDKSFVKGLRYSLEQDEYVIEHAGSAAAAMELLNRKNYDMVLTEIELPDSNGLLFCQNLRTISAVPLIFITNVDEDIKKILALEYGADDYLVKPFNILELKARIKAVLRRYSNKLQESDGNVIEIRDIRINTVGRKVTCKDKNISLTGKEFDLLYVLASTPGKVYTREELLERVWGYAYYGDLRTVDVHIRRIREKLEKDPKISEYIITKWGVGYFFREK, translated from the coding sequence ATGAGCGGAAGAGTGTTGATTGTAGATACAGATAAGTCCTTTGTCAAAGGTTTGAGATATTCTCTCGAGCAAGATGAATATGTGATAGAACATGCAGGAAGTGCAGCTGCTGCAATGGAACTGTTGAACAGGAAGAATTATGATATGGTTCTCACTGAGATCGAGCTTCCTGATAGCAACGGACTCCTGTTTTGCCAGAATTTGAGAACTATTTCTGCTGTTCCACTGATATTTATAACTAATGTTGATGAGGATATAAAGAAGATCCTGGCACTTGAATATGGTGCAGACGATTACCTTGTGAAGCCCTTTAACATCCTTGAACTCAAAGCACGGATAAAGGCTGTCCTAAGGAGATATTCAAACAAGCTTCAGGAAAGTGATGGCAATGTGATCGAGATAAGAGATATCAGGATAAACACAGTAGGCAGAAAAGTAACTTGTAAAGATAAGAATATTAGCCTTACCGGTAAAGAGTTTGATCTTCTATACGTTCTGGCATCAACCCCAGGAAAGGTATATACAAGGGAAGAGCTCCTGGAAAGAGTATGGGGCTATGCATATTATGGTGACCTGAGAACGGTGGATGTCCATATAAGGAGAATACGGGAAAAGCTTGAAAAAGACCCAAAAATCTCGGAATATATAATAACGAAATGGGGAGTAGGCTACTTTTTCAGAGAAAAATAA